The region TTGTTAAACTCGGTTTTAGTGCAAATAGCCCCAAAGCTACTACTGATAACAAGCTTCCGATGATCATATTGATTTTTTTGCTAAATAACTTTTCTAATTTAGGCGCAAGTAAGGGGCCTAAGTAAACCACAAAAATGCCATTGAGCAAAAATGCCTGCGCAATCCTTGTCGTCGTAATATTGTTTTGATCAGCAAACAGCGGAAAGAAATAATATAAAAAGTAACTCATCACAAGATAAGGAATAAAGATAAAGAAAAAAAAGCTGATAATTTTAGGATTAATTAAAAATTTACCAATACTAATTTTTGATTGTTCGGTTTTGCTGACCTTAGGACTAATATTAAGGGCTACATTTTTTAGTAAGTATAATCCTAAAGCGATGCCACCTAGAATAGTTGCCGCCGCCACAAAATACACTTGCCGTTGACCAATAAAATTAGCCAAAGAACCTCCAATCACACAGCCGATATTAATAGCCGCAAAATATGAGGCAAAATAATACGCATAGCCATCACTGAGAATTTTTTCATTATCCGCTTCACTAATAAAAGTTAGTAAAGCGACATGTACAAAGCCCATTCCAATCCCAATCACCGCTTTGCCGATTGTAAATACAATAACATTCGGCAAAATACCACAGATTAAAAATCCCAATAAACTGATAGTGGCACCACTAAACAATAGTTTTTTAAGACCAAGCTTAGTTTTCAAACTACCGCCGAGCCAAGCAAAAATAGCGGTAGTACAAACTTCTGCTGATAAGGGAATCGCAATACCAATTTCTGCCGGTAAATTAAAAATTGGTTCATAAATTTTTGTCACATAAATCGGCGTAAAAGAGTTTTGCATGAAATCAGCCACCAACAAAATAAAACTCAATGGTCTAATCACCGCAATTACTGTTTCATCATAATTTAGTACAACGTTATTAAATCTTTGTTTAAGATATTCAGTTAAGTTTAACAATGCGTTGTCCCGAATCATCAACAACACAAAAATTGTTATTGTTATCGTTATTGACTGTTGCTAAGGCCGGATTCTTAAACTGAAACTGTCCCGCTAAGGGATTTTCCAGTAACAAATCAATCTTATTCTGTAAAAAAATAAACATTAAAACTACACTGAACAATGTTAGCAAAACTTTATATTTTTTCATAACAGCCTCATAAATTTTAAAAATAGTCTTACTCTTAATTATAAGCTATTGCTATGATATTTTAAATTTATTTTTACAGTAATTGAAAAAATTTTAATTATCATACAGTATATTAATGTAAAAAAAGGCAATTGATAAGCATCAATTGCCTTTTTACTATATTCTTTTTATGTCGGCCCCAAGATTACATAATTTATCTACTAAACCATCATAACCTCTATCAATATGATGAATACAGCCAATTTGCGTTTCGCCCTCAGCTACTAAGCCTGCTAGCACCATCGCTGCTCCGGCTCTTAAATCAGTAGCTTTAACTTGGCAACCCGATAATTTTTTCACACCATCAACAATCGCACTGCGACCATCTACTTTAATATTTGCCCCCATCCGCTTTAGTTCATCCACATGCATGAATCTGTTTTCAAAGACAGTTTCACTAACAATACCACTACCACCAGCAATAGTCAACATCGCCATCAATTGTGCTTGCATATCTGTCGGAAAACCCGGATAAGGTAATGTTTTAATATCAACCGCTTTAATATTACCGGTTCCTTTTACTCTAATACCATTTATTTCTTCTTGAATAAATACTCCAGCTTCCTTGAGTTTAGCAATAACAGGTTTTAAATGCTCACTTAAGGCATTTTCAATATAAACATCACCGTTGGTCATTGCCGCTGCAACCATATAAGTTCCCGCTTCGATCCGATCAGGAATAATAGTATAATTGCAACCTTTTAAAGCTTTAACGCCTTCGATTTTAATAATATTAGTGCCGGCTCCTTTGATATTAGCCCCCATTACATTTAAATAGTTAACTAAATCAATTATTTCTGGTTCATGCGCCGGATTTTCTAAAATAGTTTGTCCTTCAGCCATACAAGCTGCCATAATAATATTCTCGGTCGCACCAACACTAGGAAAATCCAAATAAATTCTAGCACCCTTCAACCCATTAGGTGCTGAAGCCTCAATATAACCTTCACCACAATCAATTTTAGCGCCTAAGGCATCAAAGCCTTTTAAATGTAAATCAATCGGTCTAGTGCCAATCGCGCATCCACCCGGTAATGAAATTTTAGCTTTACCG is a window of Negativicutes bacterium DNA encoding:
- a CDS encoding MFS transporter, with the protein product MIRDNALLNLTEYLKQRFNNVVLNYDETVIAVIRPLSFILLVADFMQNSFTPIYVTKIYEPIFNLPAEIGIAIPLSAEVCTTAIFAWLGGSLKTKLGLKKLLFSGATISLLGFLICGILPNVIVFTIGKAVIGIGMGFVHVALLTFISEADNEKILSDGYAYYFASYFAAINIGCVIGGSLANFIGQRQVYFVAAATILGGIALGLYLLKNVALNISPKVSKTEQSKISIGKFLINPKIISFFFFIFIPYLVMSYFLYYFFPLFADQNNITTTRIAQAFLLNGIFVVYLGPLLAPKLEKLFSKKINMIIGSLLSVVALGLFALKPSLTTAVIALIILGVADSFTFTAQNIYYNTLEIVNKFGISKANGIKNTFENIAYVMAPAIFV
- the murA gene encoding UDP-N-acetylglucosamine 1-carboxyvinyltransferase, coding for MEKLVVNGGKRLEGKVKISGAKNAVLPIIAASLLGTSPSILEEVPDLEDVRTISEVLGHLGVKVSNGGNNTLNIDSSVISSCEAPYELVRKMRASFLIMGPLLARCGKAKISLPGGCAIGTRPIDLHLKGFDALGAKIDCGEGYIEASAPNGLKGARIYLDFPSVGATENIIMAACMAEGQTILENPAHEPEIIDLVNYLNVMGANIKGAGTNIIKIEGVKALKGCNYTIIPDRIEAGTYMVAAAMTNGDVYIENALSEHLKPVIAKLKEAGVFIQEEINGIRVKGTGNIKAVDIKTLPYPGFPTDMQAQLMAMLTIAGGSGIVSETVFENRFMHVDELKRMGANIKVDGRSAIVDGVKKLSGCQVKATDLRAGAAMVLAGLVAEGETQIGCIHHIDRGYDGLVDKLCNLGADIKRI